DNA from Flavobacterium aestivum:
CCTACCAAAAAATCATGAACGAAGCCATCGAGGAATTGAAGGAGAACGAATTCAAGGATTTATACCCAGAAGAGAATAATATCGAGACGAAGGAATATGTAAAAGATCTCCAAATCGATACTGATTTTGAATTATTATTTTCAGACGAATACATCAATAATGTCACGGAGCGCTTGAGTTTGTACAATGAGTTGGCCGATGTGAAAAATGAGGAAGAATTAGTCATTTTCCAAAATAAGCTAATAGACCGTTTTGGCCCGATGCCACCAAGAGCTAATGCTTTAATGAACAGTATTCGTATCAAATGGATAGCCACAAGAGTGGGAATCGAAAAATTGGTGATGAAAAAAGGTAAGATGATTGGTTATTTTGTCTCAGATCAACAATCAGATTATTACCATTCTACACGCTTTCACAAAGTGATTCAGTTTGTACAAACCAACAGCAGTATTTGTGTAATGAAAGAGAAACAAACCCCAGCCGGTTTACGACTGTTATTGACTTTTGATAATGTAAAATCGACTCGAGTAGCATTAGAATTGATGCAGAAGTTGGGAGGGGAGTAAAAAAAGATAACCAGTTTAATGTAATACAATTAATTGGAAAAGGATAAAGAGTTTTTTGGCTCTTTATCCTTTTTTTATCTTGTTACTTCATCAATTAAATAAAAAATAGATTTAAAATCGATGCCGCTCATTTTTTCAAAACCAATTTCGCAGGTTCGGCTGGTGGAGTAGCCTTCTTTGCAGTTGGTAGGGATTTGTGCTTTTAACTCTCGTAATCCATGTTCATTTAGTTCCGGAATCAGGAAGCCTCTGTCTCCAGCAAAACCGCAACAATTGCTGTCAATAAGGATAACTTTATCCGCACACAGTTTAGACAAGGTCTCCAATTGTTCTGTTTTACTAATTTTTTTAACGGAACAAACAGGAAAAATGGCTACTGTATCCTTTTTGTTTTTTACAGTCAAATGAGGCATCACATAATCCAACATGAATTCTATGGGATCCACGATTTTTAGGGTTTTGGAAAACTCTTCTTTTGAATGGTAAAAACACGGACTCATATCATACAAAACAGGATATTTCCCATTTTCAGAAGCTTTTAGCAGTTCTTTTTCTAATGCTTCGGATTGTGCGTGATTGGCTTCTGCAAAACCTTTACTCGAAAATGGCATACCACAACAATGGGTGTCTAAGGATTCTGGGTAAATTATGGTAAAACCGGCAC
Protein-coding regions in this window:
- a CDS encoding (Fe-S)-binding protein; translation: MNTTADLKVIYFPSCINRSMGKNRFQDSDDLQLTELTHRLLVRAGFTIIYPESLDTHCCGMPFSSKGFAEANHAQSEALEKELLKASENGKYPVLYDMSPCFYHSKEEFSKTLKIVDPIEFMLDYVMPHLTVKNKKDTVAIFPVCSVKKISKTEQLETLSKLCADKVILIDSNCCGFAGDRGFLIPELNEHGLRELKAQIPTNCKEGYSTSRTCEIGFEKMSGIDFKSIFYLIDEVTR